In one Acidobacteriota bacterium genomic region, the following are encoded:
- a CDS encoding efflux RND transporter periplasmic adaptor subunit, translated as MTPKDRAPGTGGRILWLVIGMASGLALGALLLATPLGARLGLRAGAAPTAAEPHGGEQEKQLWTCGMHPQVVQDEPGQCPICGMDLVPLEQPVEAAPAPAGERKILFYRNPMNPTITSPVPMKDEMGMDYVPVYADEVEKAATGGAVVTIDPAVVQNMGVVTEKVVRRDLKRPIRTVGYLDYDQEKMVTVTTKYSGFVEKTYVNYIGQEVRKGDPLFEVYSPELVQTEQELLSALEYARRMATAPEDVRRRAEELLEAARRRLAYWDITEDQIRRLEETGTVFRTLTVTAPSNGVVMKRMHGLEGMAIRPGMDVIHIADLSTLWLTVEVYEDQLAWIDTGSSAHIRLTYFPGEEFSGRVLFVEPQVSEKTRTVRVTLRVPNPSGKLRAGMYAEVEFEPVVVRNAVAVPSYAVIRTGQRDVVIVALGGGRFAPREVELGRRGGGYIQVISGLQEGEEVVTSAQFLIDSESNLREAIQKMLAASGSHKHR; from the coding sequence ATGACGCCGAAAGACCGCGCCCCCGGGACGGGCGGGCGCATCCTCTGGCTCGTGATCGGGATGGCGTCGGGCCTCGCGCTGGGCGCTCTGCTCCTGGCGACCCCCCTGGGCGCCCGCCTCGGCCTGAGGGCGGGAGCCGCCCCGACTGCCGCCGAGCCGCACGGGGGCGAGCAGGAGAAGCAGCTCTGGACCTGCGGCATGCATCCGCAGGTGGTGCAGGACGAGCCCGGCCAGTGCCCGATCTGCGGGATGGATCTCGTTCCCCTCGAACAGCCAGTCGAGGCCGCCCCGGCCCCGGCGGGTGAGCGGAAGATCCTTTTCTACCGGAATCCGATGAACCCGACCATCACCTCGCCCGTCCCGATGAAGGACGAGATGGGAATGGACTATGTCCCGGTGTACGCGGACGAGGTCGAGAAGGCCGCTACGGGTGGTGCGGTCGTCACGATTGATCCCGCCGTCGTGCAGAACATGGGCGTCGTCACCGAGAAGGTGGTCCGGCGAGACCTGAAGCGTCCCATCCGGACCGTCGGTTACCTGGACTACGACCAGGAAAAGATGGTGACGGTGACGACGAAGTACAGCGGATTCGTCGAGAAAACCTACGTCAACTACATCGGGCAGGAGGTTCGGAAGGGCGATCCTCTGTTCGAAGTGTACTCGCCGGAACTGGTGCAGACGGAACAGGAGCTGCTTTCGGCGCTGGAGTACGCACGCCGGATGGCAACCGCTCCGGAAGACGTGCGCCGAAGAGCCGAGGAGCTGCTCGAGGCGGCCCGCCGCCGGCTCGCCTACTGGGATATCACGGAAGATCAGATCCGGCGGCTGGAGGAAACCGGAACGGTCTTTCGCACGCTCACGGTGACCGCTCCGTCCAACGGCGTCGTCATGAAGAGGATGCACGGCCTCGAGGGGATGGCGATCCGGCCGGGCATGGATGTCATTCACATCGCCGACCTCTCCACTCTGTGGCTGACGGTGGAGGTCTACGAGGACCAGCTGGCCTGGATCGATACCGGATCGAGCGCTCACATCCGGCTGACGTACTTTCCGGGTGAAGAGTTCTCGGGACGCGTGCTGTTCGTCGAGCCTCAGGTTTCGGAAAAGACCCGCACCGTTCGCGTCACCCTCCGGGTTCCCAATCCCTCAGGGAAGCTGCGCGCGGGGATGTACGCCGAGGTCGAATTCGAGCCGGTCGTCGTCAGGAACGCCGTCGCGGTGCCGTCGTACGCGGTCATCCGCACGGGACAGCGCGACGTCGTGATCGTCGCCCTCGGCGGCGGCCGCTTCGCTCCGCGGGAAGTGGAGCTGGGGCGGCGGGGGGGCGGCTACATACAGGTGATCTCCGGCCTGCAGGAGGGAGAAGAGGTGGTCACCTCCGCGCAGTTCCTCATCGACTCGGAATCGAACCTGCGCGAGGCGATCCAGAAGATGCTCGCCGCCTCCGGATCGCACAAGCACCGCTGA